GACAAATTGTTAGCACTAATCATGTTGGGGAAGCTTCTCAAGACATGAAAATAATTATATGATGTATAAAACATATACAAAGTTATCATCCAATAAGGAAGTTCCTCTAAGCCTCTCTTACAAGGTTGTAACTGTGACCTTTCAGAAAACAAGTAGTATGTACAAGTTTAACAAATTATTGACTACACCATAAACCAAAATTGTTTATTATCCCTGGTTTTATCTGATCAACATTATTTTAAGAAAGATAGTCTCATCCTTACTATCTCAACTCTCAATAGAGCCAATGAAAAGTAAAGCACAAATCTTGTTGTTCAAATTGTTAATCAAACAGTAGCAAACAAATTGTCAATCCATCACAAAGAGAGTAATGCACTATAGTCTATAGCGATCAAAGACAGCATGAACTATTCCTGTTTGCTATCTGAAATCAGAAGTTCTATATTCTGCACACACCTTATAGCTCAACTTCAGAGCTGATATACACAAACAGACACACGAAATTCAAAGATCACAAGAACATAATCCGAGAAAAAAAGGGTGTACTCAGCTGAGTATGGAACAGCAAGTTGGCAAGACTCTCATTTTTCAAAGATTTCAAATCTTTAACCAAGACAGCAAATACGAGTATACAACAGCGATCATGTATGTAATCACTCTCCCAGCAACCAACCATAAAAGTCGAGCATGCATTGACAATTAAATCAAAATATCTACAATTTAACTAACATAGCAACTATATAAACAACAATCAAATAAATATGTAATCATCCAGTATTTCATCACTTTCATAGTAATAACCCACTTGTAATTCATAACCAATCAATAGAAACATGAAAATCCCAAAGAAACGATCCAAACTGAGAAAAACCCTGAAAGTTGGAGCAAACAGATCAAAAACCAACACCCAGATCAAAGTTTGAGCACACAAATCAAAACCCAACACCCAAATCACAAACCCAGTAAGAAAGATACAATCTTTAAGCTTGAGATTGGATCAGAGACTGTGTATACCTAAAGTTAAGGTCTTTCTGGGTTTGTAAAGTTCAGGTCAACAAATCAAAGATATAAACTTTTGTGAAAGATAGAAAGAGATAGGGAAGAGAAATGAGTACCGAAAAGCGTGCCAATAAAAGAGCCTCGATAAAGCAAAATCTGACAGAGGATGGCTGCTTAGCTTTGTATCTGGTTTGTTTGTTTAGAACGTCAGCTCTGTCTTTGGTTTATCCTTCTCCTCTTCGATAAATTGATAACGGCGTGTTTGGTCGTCCTTTTTCAATGCATGCAAACAACCAACCTTCCTTTTCACCCAAAAACAAAAAAAAAAAACCAACCTTAATTATATTTTTACTTGGATACAACCAACCTTCATTATTCCTATAAGAGCAAATACACTCATTTTAAATGGGATGGAGTTGGACAATTCTCAATTCGGGATAATACACTTTATCCAAATCAGCCTTTTGTTTTTGGTTCGATAATACAACAACGAGATCAATCCGACGACTAATTATTATTCATAATTTATAAAAATATTTAATTGATAAACAATTATTATCTTTTACTTTAGGATGTTATTAACACACCTCTTTTTCTCTGTTCACACCCTCTCTTATTTCTTCATGGTGTTTATTAGGCCTTCTCCAGCTGATGGTTAACAAAAAAAAAGAGTTATATATGAGAAAATACAATCACATTTACTACTATTCATCCAAATAATAGGTTCTATAATCAAGGTTTGCCTATCATATGGTATACTATCATATGGTATACTAGAATTTTCTGTATGGTATGACATGCTATACTATATAGTATACTAGAATTTTCCGCCTTTTTATAGTGACTACCAAAAATCCACAATATAGAACTAATTGAGGCTCTCCTTTCCAAATAAAACAGTCACTACACTTCTTTCCAAGGACTAATAGTTTGTGATGTTCTCTGTGATGGTGGCTGGGACCTACACATGATAAAAGATTTTCTTTCTGAGGATGTGAAACTGAAAATCTTGAGTATGCATGCAGGAGGAATCCGAAGTGGGGATGACACGACCATATGGAAGTTATCTCACAACGGTAACTTCTCTGTTAAATCTGCTTATAGCTCCCTTTTCTTGAACTATGAGATTGAACCAAGACCATGAGACTTTATTTGGAAGCTTCAAGTCCCTCCTAAGGTGAAATCTTTTTTATGGACTCTTGTCCATGATAGATTGTTGACGAACAAAGTAAGGGTTCATAGAGGTTTGGCTATAGATGCTCATTGTCCAAAATGCAACTTCCCGATTGAATCCGTGGACCATCTCCTCAGAGACTGCACTATTTCAATGCGGGTCTGGTATGCTCTTTAATCTCCAAGTGAGTTCCCCTCCACTTTCACTCTTCCCTTCAATGACTGGTTGATTTTTAATTTAAAGTCTCCTATGAAAATGCGATATGAAGTTCCTTGGTGTTGCTATTTTGCTACGGGGCTTTGGCATATATGGAAATGGAGATGTAGCCTTATTATGGATCAGAACTTTAAATTCCCAGGTTGGCCTTTCTTAATTATTCATCAATTCTCTATCGGATCAGGATCCTCTCCTTGGCTGATCCCTATCCTTGGTTGTCCTTGACTTCCAATCTCAACCATCAATTGGAAATCCAATGGTGAAGAACATGTCCAACTCAGCAAAATGACAATAAATGATGCGAACAATAAATGACATCAACAAAACCATGTATTTTCTAGTTATCTCCTCTTTATCTTCTCCGTTCCACAAATTTTTTGTTCTACTGTTCCACCATCATCAAAAACTCAAGCAGACTTCCAGATTTGTTTCACCTCATGATCTCATTTATCAAACAAAAAGTTGTTCATATCCATCAATACCCAGCAAAGGAGGAGCCTCCTCATCAGCTTCTTCATTCCTATTCTCATTTATCAAACAATGAATTGTTCATATCCATTAATACCCAGCAAATCATTTCTCTTTATTTATGCCCAGAATTTCAATTGCCCAGAAGGTTACCCCACTGACGAAGAACATTCATTGATTCCTCCATCGTGTTTCTCAGATTATCAAATGAAAGTAATCCCTTCTGCCCTTCAGCCTATGTACGTAAGCATAAAATGAAAACAGAAATGACCCATGTACCTCGATTTTGACATATACGGTTTTTGACATCTCCCGAATGAAGTTTGTGTAGAGATGAAAATCAGAAAGAACAAAGAACAGAAGATTGGAGAATAATAATTGATGAAGATGACGACGAGGTTATCGATATAGCTGTTTTGATTCAAATGAAATTGGAGTATCCTTGACACCATAGCTGACATGGTTGGTGGTGGTCCGATTGAAATCTCCAGAAAAAGAATGAAAGAGATAACGAAGCCAAGAAGATGAGATAGAAACTGAGGCGTCATGAAGTTTTTTTTTGTTCGATCTGTTAACGGAGGAGATGAGATAACGGAGTTGTTTGTATTGGAAATTGTCATTTAGATATTTAATGAATAAAAGCTAAGGTGGCTAAATTATAACCTTTGGATATCTAGTTAACGGACAAGATTGGAAGTCAAGGACAACCAAGGATAGGGATCAGCCAAGGAGAGGATCCTGATCCTTCTCTAGAGACTATTTTGAGGCAAATAAGGTTGATCACCCAAAACCTCCAAGAAGGGTGGTTCAGATTTGGACAAGTTCTTGAAGCTGAATTTTGGGGTCTTTTGAAAGGAATGGAGATGGCTTGGCAGCATGGTTGTGTTTCCTTGGAAGTTGAAATGGATTCTCTTGTTGCAGTTAAGTTGGTTTCTTCTGCGATGGATCATCTTCATCCATTTTATAGTCTTGTGGCAAATTGCAAGGAGTTCCTCAGTAGGAATTGGAATGTATCAAATTGCAAGGACTTCCTCAGTAGGAATTGGAATGTATCTATTACGCATGTAGAGTAATTCAGTGGTTGATTTGTTAGCAAGCATTGGTCATGGTTATGAGCCTAGGTGGAGATTCTTTAGCTCCCCTCCTCCTGATGTTATTCCTCTTTTCGAAGCGGATTCTTCAGGCTCTTCTAAGCCTAGATTAGTTGTGTTTTAGATTTTTTGTCCTTGCCTTCGGGCTTCCATGTAATCAAAAAAAAAATAATAATAATCACTCCCATATAATCTTAGACAAATGTTCAGTTTTGGTCAATTACAACTTCAGTGTATCCGAGGCTAGCAAAACCTATTCGAGTCGTTGAAGAAATCAGCTTCCATTGATGAAGCTGAATAATTAATGTACTGCTCTAGCAATATCATCTGCTGATCCTAACTTACATCCCTCCTCAATCTGCATTACCAAGTTCAAAGTGAACAAAGCATTAGATTAATACTCACAACTCACCGCACACCTTTTCCAACAACAAATCAAAACGAAACTTCATCAAGGACTAGGGCAGCTAGCTTAGGGTACATACATGCTAGCCTTGGTATCTAGCTCTAGGGGTTGCCTATGTTCCAAGTCAGAATGGTTTGACCAGAAAAAGACTAGACAGAACAGAATGTCGAAAATACAACATGATTTAAGAATTTGGTGTAATACCTTGAGATTGAAAGAGTAAAGCACCTCGTCTTCTGAAGAAGTAATGTTGAGGTGCAAAACTGTTAGCCTGATATCTTCAATTGCAACAAGGGCTCTCACCAACTGGCCAGGCCTCTTTTGACACTGGACCTTCAAGTTCACATGAGTTTGGATCACTGTGACATCTACTTCTGCAGCCTCAGACTTGTTTTGTGCGGTGACTCCATCATCCCCACAAGTGTTTCCTTCCTCAGTAGACCCAATTCTGCATTGGGAGAGAGACATGAACATCCCATTTGAAGGCATTGTCATGGTTGATGATGAAGATGGTGAAGATGAGGTCATGGAGTTGTTATTGTTAGGGTCAACATTGGTGTTGGTAAAGCCTTCAGCTCTTCTCGTTCTCTTTTGTGCTTCAAGGGACTGAAGGTGCTGCTCCAACTCCTTCACAAAGTCTATTGCTCCCCCAACGATGGAAGCTTGGTCACCCTTTAAGATTAAGACAATCATTCTCAGAAATGACACTAATTTAAACCAATTTAAATTAGGTTAAAAGCAGATCATTATTACCCTTTGGATGTAGGAAGGCGGCATGAGGGATCTGAGAACATTGAGATGATCATTCATTTGGCATCTGCGGTTGCGCTCAACAGCAATGTGGGTCATTCTCTGGCTCTCTACCTCCTCTTTGTTCTTGGTTGGTCTTGTTCTCTTACGCTTTTGTCTCTCTCGGGTGGCCGGAGAAGAAGCGGTTTTGGTTAAGTGGGTCTGTGTCTGGATAGGACTCATTTTTGCTGAGTTGAGTTGTTGCAGTTTTTGGTTGCAATCTGAGCTCACAACACCACCACCACCACCACCAACCTCAACAGTACCAGAAAGTGGGTTGTTTTGGTGAGGGTCTTGTCCTTCAGAATTTGCTGGTGAATACAACTGTTGTTGATTGTCTTGAGTTACACAGCTTTCAAGTTCCCCAAGTGTGTGAATTTGGGCATTTTTGGTACTTTCCATTTTCGGCCATGCTGTTGTAGTGGTGTTGTTGAGGTGATGTCTCAACAACGGTTGAAAGCTTGGCTCTTTTGGAGTGAAATTAGGAGGGAAATCAATGCTTTGTAGCATCTGAAGAAATGGCATTCTATCTTCCAACCCTGAGAGGTATTGTGCTCCCTCTTCTTCCTCAAATCTCAAGCCATGTGTGTGGTGGTGGCGGTGAATCCTTGGTCTAAGCACTGCAAATCCAAATGGCCTCCAAAGAACTGAAAATGGCAAAACAAAAAATCCCATTAAAAATGTCAATAAATTGGCCAAATCTAAGACGCATAAACGTATGAAAGTTTCAAGTAATGAATTAAAGTTAAAGCAGTACTAAAAAAGAAGAGTAAATTCCTAAACTGTATGGATCTTCAAGACCAACTGTATTCTTTCAATGTGATACAGCATGAAAGTTATGAGATAAAATAAAGAATAAAAAAATTGTGTAGAAAGCATGCCTATTCTTAAAAAGACCTCCCTCCCACATCAATCCAAACCATTTTTGTTAAGTAGTAAGAGGATTGTAGAGATGTATAAAGCAGGTTTAACCAAAGAACATGAGACAACTGCTTCATCATGTTAGGAACACAGAACCTCAGAAGAGGCTGCAGAACTTCCCTTATGAAGGGATAAAAGTTGTTTCAATGACATATTACAAATAAAAACCCATTTGCTGTTTACGATAGAGCATGTTTTCCTCAGAGCCAGATACTTTAAAAATTGGAAAAAGAAATATTTGATTCCACCTTTCCATTGATCTGTTCATTCCCCCAATGCCTCCTTTGTGAGTATCTCTAGCGAACACCATTAAAACTACTTATTCCCAACTTAAAATCAAAAGACACGCCACATTACTCTGATGATCAATTGATAGAACCCAAACAAAACAAAAAAACAAACCAAATATCATACTATCTTACCCTCCTGAATCCTGGTTCCATACTTCCAGAGAAGACAACAACAACAGGAGATTCACTGCCGGTAAAGCACATCAATGCCTTCCATATTATAAGTACAGATGTAACATTCATACCTGAAACAGAAAAATTTATCAAAACCACAACATTGACCACATTTCTAAAACCCAGGCATGACCACAACAAAGTGACATTTTTACGATAAATATTTTTTTAAAAAAAACCTCCCATTCAAAAACCCTTTGTATTAAAAACTGACATGGATCAGGTGGAGGGTGGTTCAGTCAAGTTCTCAACTTCAAATATAAAAAACACTTGGAATCACAACCCAGAAAGAGAGCCCACATATCAAACCCGGAAGCTGTAACGAGGCATATGCTAGAATTATTCTCTCAAAGTTTCACAACCAACACCCAGAAAAACTCATTCAAGAAAAAGCAGAAAAAGAAAAAGAAAACCCAGTTGGCTTATGAAGAGAATAAGGACTAGCACTACTAAGTTCAAGATCCTAGTAATCTACAATGGGATTGGGTTACAGTTACGCTAAACCAAAGTAGAAAAAGAAATGCTACCCAGAAACCAAAAGGTTATGAAATCCTTGAATCAAAACTTGGGTTACTAAATCCAAGGGGTTTGGCACTAACCCACTAACCCAAAATCAGTATAGTGTGTGAGAGCAAATGAAGAACCATACCTATAAGGCTACAGTTATTTCAATTGAACACCACAGCTATAGCCTTTTCAAAAAACAACTGTAACCAAAACAATTGAATCTGTGGTGTTCAAAATTGTAGCCTTTCCAAAAACAATTGAATTCTGAGCTTAAATGAGACATAACAACAATGATTAGGGTGGAGGTCCCACATTGGAGTTAAGGTGAGTATTTGGTTCAGCATAAGTCTTGGGAACCAACCGTATCAGAGAGACTGAGCTATATGAATCACATAGTTGTATACCATTTATGTAAGGCACTATAACCTGGAACATTTATTTGATATTTTGAATAAACAAAAACTTCATATGCTGAATTGGATTCAAAGAGAGGTTAGGCAAAAAAGCAAGAGAATTTAACTTTGAATACAGATAACACTGTTTTTTTTTTTTCCCGATAGAAATACATAAAACACTTGGAATGGGAATAGAATGTTAAAGAAAGAGTGCATCAGATTTGTTGGTAAAGGTACAGGCATTGCAATGAATGGAAAAGAAAGAAAGCATTTTTGAGAAGTAAATGCAGTCAATTTCTTGAATCTTGGAAGGGATTCAACAAATAGCACAGAGAAAAATAAAGGGTGTGTACAAAATAGGAAACCAGTAACATAAAACATACACAAGGAGCCTCTCCATTAGTGAGCAGCAAGGAAGTTGGTGAAGAAGCCTTAATTAAAAAAAAAAAAATGGCCAATCTTTTGTCTCTCTAACTCTCTCTCCCTACCAACATACATTCCATAGTGAACAAATGCAATAAATGTGAAATCCTCTCACATTCCTCGGTTTTCTGAGAGTCTAAAATGGAACAATATTAAATGCTGGGGGTGCATTCTGTTGCTGATGTAACTTTGAAGAACTCTAGTACTTGAGATGGAGGGGCCTCAGAAGGAGGTAAAATCCCAGAATGGGAAATACTAACATGGGGTAAGAAATGAAGGGTGGAAATTAATACTCTTATGAACTTGATTGAGAGTGATATAGTAGATATACTTGAAACCGGAGAGAGAGAGAGAGAAGAGAGAAGAGAGAAGGGGGACTAGGGTTGTCTGGTCACTACTGGAAAAAAGCAGATTTCGTCTCCTAAGTACTTAGGAGACGGAATGTCCGTCGGCTAAGATCTGTTGCCTAAGTGTGGTGAGGTACTTAGGCGACGGAACCTCAAATTCTGTCGCCTAAGTGGTTCTTACGCGACTGAATACTTTCGTCTCCTAAGCACTTAGGCGACGGATTTTATTTTATAATAAAAAAAAGTATCCACTTAGGAGACTGAATAGTTGAATTCCGTTGCTAAAGGCTNNNNNNNNNNNNNNNNNNNNNNNNNNNNNNNNNNNNNNNNNNNNNNNNNNNNNNNNNNNNNNNNNNNNNNNNNNNNNNNNNNNNNNNNNNNNNNNNNNNNNNNNNNNNNNNNNNNNNNNNNNNNNNNNNNNNNNNNNNNNNNNNNNNNNNNNNNNNNNNNNNNNNNNNNNNNNNNNNNNNNNNNNNNNNNNNNNNNNNNNNNNNNNNNNNNNNNNNNNNNNNNNNNNNNNNNNNNNNNNNNNNNNNNNNNNNNNNNNNNNNNNNNNNNNNNNNNNNNNNNNNNNNNNNNNNNNNNNNNNNNNNNNNNNNNNNNNNNNNNNNNNNNNNNNNNNNNNNNNNNNNNNNNNNNNNNNNNNNNNNNNNNNNNNNNNNNNNNNNNNNNNNNNNNNNNNNNNNNNNNNNNNNNNNNNNNNNNNNNNNNNNNNNNNNNNNNNNNNNNNNNNNNNNNNNNNNNNNNNNNNNNNNNNNNNNNNNNNNNNNNNNNNNNNNNNNNNNNNNTATTATATTATACTTTTTATTATATTAGTACCTAAAGAGCCTTGATGCAACCCTTTTTTATTATATTATACTTTTTTCCTTTTTTTCTATTCGGTTTTTTTGTAAAAATTTTATTCACACGTCCTAAATCACTTGATACATATTCTAATTTTTTAGTAAATATTTTTTTTCACAAATTATCCACTTTGCCCTTATTTTATTGCAAGCCAATATCCTATTCCTCGAGTCTCCAACACGGTTCATCGCCATCGTCATCTCACACTACATTATGTATAATCATATTTCAATAATTGAAAACAAGAAAGGGCGATAAAATAATCTATAAAGATGATAATTTGAATTTCTTGGAGAGATTTTAACCTTCTAGCACCAACATAAGATTTGTTGCTAGGCTATGAAAAAGAAGAAACCCCAAGCTTCAAAACAACAATATAATCGACCTCATGTCAACTATGTTTTAAGTTTTAATATTGAAATTATTATTTCTTGGGTGATTCAGATATTCAATAGTTTGGTTTGGAGGCCACCCAAATAGTTGACCTGCATCTTAGTTTGTTATTACATATGATCCAATTTTACAGTTGCAATGTTATACATTCACCTCAATGTATATAGACTCTTAAGATTATGATTATGCTAGACAACACAATGAGAATAGCAAAATCAAAGAAACCTTCATCTTCTGGGTTTAAGGTTTAAGAATTGGACAATTTTTTTTTATTATCTCAAATTAGTTATGAGGGTAAAGGTGTAATTAAAAAACTTTAAAAAAGTGGGATGTGCATTTAGTGTTCGGGGATGTGTGAATTAAATTTCTCGGTTTTTTTTTTTTTTTGACCAGGGGTTTTTTTTCATTCTTAAAGAGCACTTTGTTTAACGACCAAAAAAAGAAGAAGAGGTGGTGCATGCACCTGAGCTAAAGCTCAACCTGTCTTCAAATTGGGACGTGACAAATCGCGTTTGCGAGACATCACTGCAAATATCAAGCCATGGAACCAAACTAATCGGGGAAAGAAAAATTATGGGCATCCAAATTTGGAGATGAGAGATGGTAGGAAAAGAAAGATGGTAGGTAGTGAGGAAAGGATCAGAGAGATTTTGGGGCTAAGGTTATGGTTGAAAATTAGGGCATGATGGAAGGGAAGGGGGAGAAAACCGAAAGGAAAGCAAGCGACATAAGCCTCAACTCTGAGACAAAGCTCAGGAAGGCACCCACGGCGGGTGAGCAATGCCACCGACTCTCAACCCAACAAGGCTTTCTGCTTTCCGTAGCTTCGTTCAAAAAGTCTAGGTGCTTGACAACAAGGTTAACATTCAATCTTGTGAAGAGAACCTCTTTCTCATTTGTTTTCATCTAAAAAAAGATCGAAACAAAGTGAATTGGGGAGGACCATAGAATTTACACCACATAGAGCCCTTCGATGAGGTGCCAATGACGTCGCTTTACTTTTGGGTTTGAATCACAAAGATCTCATCCTTATACTTAACCAAACCTATGATCAAGGATATCGTCATTGTGGCTTATTCGTATATTGATACTGATCATAAGTTGTTTCGAAATGAAAAGAAAGATAGGGTATATGATCATGATATCTCGCAGCCATTTATTCTAAAAAAGAATTTCAAACTGGATGCAAAAGTGGAGAAGGAGATTCACTTATGAAAATATGTCATCGATTTGTGAACATTGCAATTTGATCTATCATGTGGAGGAACATTTCCCTCTATTGGAAAGGCAAATTTTGAAGACCCCAAGTCAACAGGTACCAACTTTGAAAGTAGCACCACCTAGAGGGGTGCGAAATCTCATGGAAACAAACTTTCGTCTCTAAGGTGGGGTGCTTAACCCTAACAACAAACCTTTCTTCCTAGCAACGACGCCAACCAAGCCTCGGCGCCTTATTGTGCTGAAAAAGAAATTCTTCCAAGTAGAGGGAGACACGGATGAAGGTAACACAACTAACACTTTAGCCTTGGTTCCTATTTCATCTAATGTTGCAGGTGAAAAGCAGGGGAGGTGATCCTTGCCCTAGCCCTTCACAAATCCTTTATTTGCAATGATGAAGTCGAGTTGGAAGCAGCATCGCAAATGTAAGCCTGTGAGGCCATTG
Above is a window of Fragaria vesca subsp. vesca linkage group LG7, FraVesHawaii_1.0, whole genome shotgun sequence DNA encoding:
- the LOC101305704 gene encoding transcription factor bHLH70-like produces the protein MAEITNLRIISSDPVKSSKLTMNSQPKDETGSRNIIGMNVTSVLIIWKALMCFTGSESPVVVVFSGILWRPFGFAVLRPRIHRHHHTHGLRFEEEEGAQYLSGLEDRMPFLQMLQSIDFPPNFTPKEPSFQPLLRHHLNNTTTTAWPKMESTKNAQIHTLGELESCVTQDNQQQLYSPANSEGQDPHQNNPLSGTVEVGGGGGGVVSSDCNQKLQQLNSAKMSPIQTQTHLTKTASSPATRERQKRKRTRPTKNKEEVESQRMTHIAVERNRRCQMNDHLNVLRSLMPPSYIQRGDQASIVGGAIDFVKELEQHLQSLEAQKRTRRAEGFTNTNVDPNNNNSMTSSSPSSSSTMTMPSNGMFMSLSQCRIGSTEEGNTCGDDGVTAQNKSEAAEVDVTVIQTHVNLKVQCQKRPGQLVRALVAIEDIRLTVLHLNITSSEDEVLYSFNLKIEEGCKLGSADDIARAVH